From the Sphingobacteruim zhuxiongii genome, the window AGAAGAAGAAAATTAATGCGAGTAGAATTGGAAGACTTAATATTCCAGTTGCTAATACAATAATCATCGATATTCCGACACCAGCCTGCCATATATTGGCATATTTACTGATATCTGCACTTGTGTTGTTTTTTAATAACCATCGATTTAACTGGGTGGCTAAAACCATCGCCGAGGCGACAAACGCGAATGCCAATCCGTACTCGCTTTTATTTAATCCAAAGTATTTTTGAATAACAAACGATGAGCCTGCTAAATAAGCGTATGTTCCCGATGATGCAATGGACCCAATTAGGCAATATGTGATAAAGACCTTATTACTTAAGACACTCCAGAACGTCTTAACGATAGATTTTGGTGCTAAGGATAGATCTTTGTTTCCAGAATACGTTTCTGGAAGCAAAAACATTGTTCCCACGAAAATCAACGTAGCCATTAATGCAAGTAATAAGAATATGTAATGCCAATCTAAATAGTTTAAGAACATGGCACCTGCGCTCGGTGCTAGAATTGGTGAGATACCAATAACCAGCATGAGCAAACTGAATACTCTAGCAGCCTCTCTACTGTTGTAATAATCGGTTACCATAGCTCGGGCACCAACCATACCTCCACAGCTTCCTATGGCTTGTAAGAAGCGAAGAAAGATTAAGTGATTGATGTCGCGTGTAAAAACACATAATATAGAGGCTACAATATAGATCGCCAAACCTACTAAAAGTGGTTTTTTCCGTCCATATCTGTCCAATAGTGGGCCATATATAATCTGTCCAAATGCTATACCGATGAAAAAACTTGTTAAGGATAACTGCACTTTTTCCAGCGGACTATTAAAGTCAGCAGCGATATTTTCAAAAGCAGGTAGATACATGTCGATTGAAAATGGTCCGATTGCGGAAAGAAGTCCGAGGATCAGTAGGGTGACCTTTCTGTTGTTTCTTAGTTTTTGCATAGGATAAAAAAAATGCCCTCTTTTTAAGGAGGGCAAATGTACTGTTTTAAATGCGTTTTGTCTCTTTTGGTTTTCGAAGTAACAAAAATATTCCAACTAGAATAAATGGGATACTTAATATTTGTCCCATGTTAAGTAGCATACCAGCCTCGAAAGCTACTTGATCTATTTTCACATATTCGATTACAAAACGAGCACCGAATAGTAGAATTAAGAAGAGCCCGAATAGTTTTCCAGGAATTGGTTTAGCGTTTTTCTGATACATCGACCATAAAATGATAAAGATGATCACATAAGCGATACATTCATACATCTGCGCTGGATGTCTTGGGATATTGTCAATATTGCTAAATACAACTGCCCATGGGAGCTCAGTTGGATTTCCAATCATCTCGGAGTTGAAGAAGTTACCTAAGCGAATAAAGGCACCTGCGATTGGCACAACGAGTACCAGTCGATCAGCTAACCACATGAAATTAGTTTTAGTATTTCGGCAGAATAACCACATCGCCGTAAGAATACCAATAGCACCACCATGACTAGCAAGACCTGTAAAGCCGGTCATATGCCAGTTTCCTGAAGGGTCTTTTTGGAAAGGGATAAATATTTCTAAGATGTGGTCTTTATAATATTCGAAGTCGTAAAACAAGCAGTGCCCTAAGCGAGCGCCGATTAAAGTTCCAACAAAAATATAAATGGTCAGTTTATCTAAAAGATCTTGTGATACATTCTCTTTCTTAAATACCTTTAGCATAAAGTAATAAGAGGCGGCAAATGCGAGAAGCCAGCAAATTGAATAGTATCGGAGGCCGAAAGCACCTATTTTGAATATTTCAGGCTTAGGATCCCAAATAATATAGCTTAATAAATCCTGCATAATTGTGTTTAATGTTCGGTAAAGATAAGGTTTCGGATTTTATTTTTGCGAAAATTAAGGAAATACTTATTTTGCAAAACTTAACAAGAAAAAGATGGCAAAGAAGAAGATTAAAGAGGATTCGCTTGGTACTGTTGTGACTGCGGAATCATTGGCTTTTTTTGAAAAATATATTAATAACCCTTCGCCTACCGGCTTCGAATGGGCTGGACAGCGTATGTGGTTAGATTATCTAAAACCTTATGTGGATGAAACATATATTGATAACTACGGAACTGCTGTAGGTATCATCAATCCGAAAGCAACATATAAGGTTGTTATTGAAGCGCATGCTGATGAGATATCTTGGTTTGTAAATTATATATCGAAAGATGGACTAATCTATGTGATTCGCAATGGCGGATCGGATCATCAGATTGCTCCGTCGAAGCGCGTCAATATCCATACCGATAAAGGAATCGTAAAAGCAGTTTTTGGTTGGCCTGCAATTCATACGCGCTCTGGAGAAAAAGAAGAAGCACCAACGTTGAAGAACATCTTTTTAGATTGTGGATGTACATCGAAAGAGGAGGTTGAAGAATTAGGGATCCATGTAGGTTGTGTGATCACTTATGAAGATGAATTTATGATCTTAAATGATCGCTACTATGTTGGGCGTGCATTGGATAATCGTGCAGGTGGCTTTATGATTGCAGAGGTTGCAAGACTGCTAACTGAAAACAAGCAAAAGCTTCCTTTTGGATTATATATTGTGAATTCGGTACAAGAAGAGATTGGTTTACGCGGTGCAGAGATGATTGCTCAGCATATTAAACCCAATGTTGCAATCGTGACCGATGTGACCCATGATACCAATACTCCGATGATTAACAAGATAACCCAAGGCGACTTAGCTTGTGGTAAAGGTCCTGTTGTATCT encodes:
- a CDS encoding multidrug effflux MFS transporter; protein product: MQKLRNNRKVTLLILGLLSAIGPFSIDMYLPAFENIAADFNSPLEKVQLSLTSFFIGIAFGQIIYGPLLDRYGRKKPLLVGLAIYIVASILCVFTRDINHLIFLRFLQAIGSCGGMVGARAMVTDYYNSREAARVFSLLMLVIGISPILAPSAGAMFLNYLDWHYIFLLLALMATLIFVGTMFLLPETYSGNKDLSLAPKSIVKTFWSVLSNKVFITYCLIGSIASSGTYAYLAGSSFVIQKYFGLNKSEYGLAFAFVASAMVLATQLNRWLLKNNTSADISKYANIWQAGVGISMIIVLATGILSLPILLALIFFFLLGYGFIFPNTSAIALSEMRHLAGSASALLGCFQMALGAFSSALVSYLHNETPWPMLSVMCAGAVISLILHLIARRKVKVDI
- the lgt gene encoding prolipoprotein diacylglyceryl transferase — its product is MQDLLSYIIWDPKPEIFKIGAFGLRYYSICWLLAFAASYYFMLKVFKKENVSQDLLDKLTIYIFVGTLIGARLGHCLFYDFEYYKDHILEIFIPFQKDPSGNWHMTGFTGLASHGGAIGILTAMWLFCRNTKTNFMWLADRLVLVVPIAGAFIRLGNFFNSEMIGNPTELPWAVVFSNIDNIPRHPAQMYECIAYVIIFIILWSMYQKNAKPIPGKLFGLFLILLFGARFVIEYVKIDQVAFEAGMLLNMGQILSIPFILVGIFLLLRKPKETKRI
- a CDS encoding M42 family metallopeptidase, translated to MAKKKIKEDSLGTVVTAESLAFFEKYINNPSPTGFEWAGQRMWLDYLKPYVDETYIDNYGTAVGIINPKATYKVVIEAHADEISWFVNYISKDGLIYVIRNGGSDHQIAPSKRVNIHTDKGIVKAVFGWPAIHTRSGEKEEAPTLKNIFLDCGCTSKEEVEELGIHVGCVITYEDEFMILNDRYYVGRALDNRAGGFMIAEVARLLTENKQKLPFGLYIVNSVQEEIGLRGAEMIAQHIKPNVAIVTDVTHDTNTPMINKITQGDLACGKGPVVSYAPAVQINLNRQLIEVAHKNNIPIQRQASSRFTGTDTDAFAYSNGGVPSALISLPLRYMHTTVEMVHKDDVDNVIKLIYEVLRSIEKDQDFRTFSK